In Desulfovibrio sp. UCD-KL4C, a single genomic region encodes these proteins:
- a CDS encoding adenine phosphoribosyltransferase, with protein sequence MNLREYIRDVPNFPKEGIVYFDITPLLADPKVFQYTIDMMAERFSEYKADKIAAAEARGFIFGAPLAYKLGIGFVPIRKPGKLPYDTISVSYDLEYGSDSLCMHVDAIAKDEDVLLIDDVLATGGTAEGMVKLVEKAGGNVSGIGFLVELGFLDGAGRLNGIPNSHLLKL encoded by the coding sequence ATGAATTTAAGGGAATATATCCGCGATGTGCCTAATTTCCCTAAAGAAGGCATCGTATACTTTGACATTACACCACTTTTGGCTGACCCAAAAGTTTTTCAATATACCATCGACATGATGGCTGAACGTTTCAGCGAATACAAAGCAGACAAAATAGCAGCGGCTGAAGCAAGAGGGTTTATTTTCGGTGCACCATTGGCCTATAAACTCGGGATCGGTTTTGTGCCTATCCGTAAACCCGGCAAACTCCCTTATGACACAATCTCAGTCAGTTATGACCTTGAATACGGCTCCGACAGCCTTTGCATGCACGTTGACGCTATTGCGAAAGATGAAGACGTGTTGCTCATAGATGACGTTCTGGCCACAGGTGGAACAGCAGAAGGCATGGTCAAGCTAGTCGAAAAAGCAGGCGGAAACGTCTCTGGAATCGGATTTCTAGTTGAACTTGGTTTTCTGGATGGTGCAGGCAGACTTAACGGCATTCCCAACTCTCATCTGCTAAAACTGTAA
- the mtnP gene encoding S-methyl-5'-thioadenosine phosphorylase, with the protein MAVIGIIGGSGLDNPDIIQNAKDSIISNKWGKPSSPIKSGTISGTEVHIIGRHGREHTIPPTYVNNRANIQALKDLGCDYILATTAVGSLREEIDRGHLVIIDQFIDFTRKRDTTFFETFEPHAPAHTPMAEPFDNFLREKMIQSSQDLDITAHEKGTVITIEGPRFSTRAESYMYRAWGADIINMSTAPEAILANEAGVPYAAVAMSTDYDCWKTDEDSVTWDDILKIFQENAQKVTSMLIKTIEKLS; encoded by the coding sequence ATGGCAGTGATCGGAATAATCGGCGGCAGTGGACTTGATAATCCAGATATTATTCAAAATGCTAAAGACTCCATTATTTCAAACAAATGGGGAAAACCTAGCTCTCCCATAAAATCCGGAACCATTTCTGGAACAGAGGTGCACATCATTGGTCGTCATGGCAGAGAGCATACTATTCCGCCCACTTATGTAAATAACAGAGCAAATATTCAAGCACTGAAAGACCTAGGCTGTGACTACATTCTTGCAACTACAGCTGTAGGCTCATTACGTGAAGAAATTGACCGCGGGCATCTGGTTATCATTGATCAATTTATAGATTTCACCCGCAAACGTGATACTACATTTTTTGAAACTTTTGAACCGCACGCCCCAGCTCATACTCCGATGGCTGAACCGTTTGATAATTTTCTTCGCGAAAAAATGATCCAATCCAGCCAGGATCTCGACATTACAGCTCATGAAAAAGGAACTGTTATTACCATTGAAGGACCAAGATTTTCAACACGTGCAGAATCTTATATGTACAGAGCATGGGGAGCGGATATTATAAACATGAGCACTGCGCCAGAAGCAATTTTAGCAAATGAAGCTGGAGTTCCTTATGCCGCGGTTGCTATGTCCACTGACTATGACTGCTGGAAGACTGATGAGGATTCTGTCACATGGGATGACATTCTTAAGATTTTTCAGGAAAACGCCCAGAAAGTAACTTCAATGCTGATTAAAACTATTGAAAAACTGAGCTGA
- a CDS encoding amidohydrolase, translating into MASQKCDLIIYGSSILTQDNNRSQISNGAIAVTGNKISDVGTKADIDLRWNSPKTLDAGNSILMPGMINSHTHVPMTLMRGVADDLPLLTWLHDYIFPIESGLSKDLVELGSQLGCAEMIAGGTTAFLDGYMYEEAVGKAVDESGIKAVLGEGFFEFPSPFFKTAKQAWETIEELHEHFFSHDRITTSVTPHAVFTTTPDQLIESMELAEKLNVLWQIHCAESRAETELTLKKFSKKPIEILRDNGLLTPRTRIHHCVDVTEQEIELISSNKTMISHNPQSNLKLGSGICPLTKLISADITVGLGTDGAASNNDLNMFEEMRTASLLQKGILQDPTAIPAQIALDLATVNGALFLGLTDTGTLKPGMRADITAIDMDKLHLKPVYNPLSHIVYSATAQDVKLTICDGKILYENGKHFSCDVETISHEAEKAVKWALNRLKKQ; encoded by the coding sequence ATGGCTTCTCAAAAGTGTGACCTAATCATTTACGGTTCCAGCATTCTTACTCAGGATAACAATCGTTCCCAAATCAGCAACGGTGCAATCGCCGTTACCGGGAATAAAATTTCAGATGTTGGAACCAAAGCTGACATCGACCTGAGATGGAACAGTCCTAAAACGCTGGACGCCGGGAATTCAATTCTAATGCCCGGAATGATCAATTCGCATACACATGTTCCAATGACTCTAATGCGAGGGGTTGCAGACGATCTCCCCTTGCTTACATGGCTGCATGACTATATCTTCCCCATTGAGTCTGGACTAAGTAAAGATCTGGTTGAACTTGGATCTCAGCTTGGCTGCGCAGAGATGATAGCAGGTGGAACAACAGCTTTTTTAGACGGCTATATGTACGAAGAAGCTGTCGGAAAAGCGGTTGATGAATCGGGTATTAAAGCAGTTTTAGGAGAAGGTTTTTTCGAATTTCCTTCCCCCTTCTTTAAAACGGCAAAGCAAGCATGGGAAACAATTGAAGAACTGCATGAGCATTTTTTTTCACACGACAGAATAACAACTTCAGTAACTCCACATGCGGTTTTTACAACTACTCCTGATCAATTGATTGAAAGTATGGAATTGGCGGAAAAACTTAATGTGTTGTGGCAGATTCACTGCGCCGAATCTAGAGCGGAAACAGAGCTTACTTTAAAAAAATTCAGTAAAAAACCTATTGAAATTTTACGCGACAACGGGTTGCTGACTCCCCGCACAAGAATTCATCATTGCGTTGATGTAACCGAGCAAGAAATCGAACTGATAAGCTCAAATAAAACAATGATATCTCACAACCCTCAGAGCAATCTTAAACTTGGATCAGGTATTTGCCCTCTGACCAAATTGATCAGTGCAGACATTACTGTTGGCCTCGGCACAGATGGGGCCGCCAGCAATAATGATCTGAACATGTTTGAAGAAATGCGAACAGCTTCATTATTACAAAAAGGAATTCTTCAAGATCCTACAGCAATACCAGCCCAAATAGCTCTTGATCTAGCAACTGTTAATGGGGCATTGTTTTTAGGATTAACCGATACAGGAACCCTTAAACCTGGAATGAGGGCGGATATTACAGCTATTGATATGGACAAATTGCACCTGAAACCAGTATACAATCCCCTTTCCCACATTGTATACTCTGCCACCGCTCAGGATGTGAAGCTCACAATCTGTGATGGAAAGATTCTTTATGAAAATGGAAAACATTTTTCATGTGATGTCGAAACAATCTCACATGAAGCTGAAAAGGCCGTAAAATGGGCCCTGAACAGGCTAAAAAAACAGTAG
- a CDS encoding PxxKW family cysteine-rich protein, translating into MSKKNAKIHALDGAEMTAEGLSFKGSILEPVVEQCDGCERAIEFDSKKYCPSYAQPAKKWSHGVCNFATHARAGVDKEGKVKVNPLKASKRAARGR; encoded by the coding sequence ATGTCTAAAAAGAATGCTAAAATTCACGCACTTGACGGTGCTGAAATGACTGCAGAAGGTCTATCTTTCAAAGGATCCATCTTGGAACCAGTCGTAGAACAGTGTGACGGGTGTGAACGTGCTATTGAATTTGACAGCAAAAAATACTGTCCTAGTTATGCTCAGCCAGCAAAAAAATGGAGTCACGGTGTATGTAACTTCGCAACTCATGCTCGCGCTGGAGTTGACAAAGAAGGTAAAGTCAAGGTTAACCCACTTAAAGCTTCTAAGCGTGCAGCACGCGGCCGGTAG